From Daucus carota subsp. sativus chromosome 6, DH1 v3.0, whole genome shotgun sequence, the proteins below share one genomic window:
- the LOC108226609 gene encoding reticulon-like protein B9, with protein MPIFSSDSEDEVAQSSQLFSRERSVHALLGGGQVADVLLWRDRKVSSAIMAAVTVAWFLFEVVEYNFITLLCHIFITSMLVIFIWSTAADLFNWAPPQIPKIVLQDSSFRDVALTFHIKFNQLLSTFIYIACGNNLKLFAMAVLLLWLVSLIGNYISSLNLLFLGILSLETLPFLYERYQKEVDYFGGKVYRKMRKIYKKFDSTVLDKIPRGPINGKKTN; from the exons ATGCCAATCTTTTCGtctgattctgaggatgaagtagCTCAATCTTCACAGTTGTTTAGCCGCGAAAGATCAGTCCATGCTCTGCTCGGTGGAGGACAAG ttgcTGATGTGTTGCTGTGGAGGGACCGAAAGGTATCATCTGCAATCATGGCTGCGGTTACAGTAGCATGGTTTCTTTTCGAGGTTGTGGAGTACAATTTCATCACTCTCCTTTGTCACATCTTCATCACTTCCATGCTCGTCATCTTCATTTGGTCCACTGCCGCAGATCTTTTTaattg GGCACCCCCTCAGATACCGAAAATCGTCTTGCAAGATTCGAGTTTTAGAGACGTTGCTTTAACATTTCATATCAAATTCAACCAGTTGTTGTCAACATTCATCTACATCGCTTGTGGGAATAATCTGAAACTCTTTGCTATG GCTGTTCTTCTTCTCTGGCTAGTCTCATTGATCGGAAACTATATAAGCTCCTTGAATCTTCTCTTTTTGG GCATTCTTTCTCTTGAAACACTGCCATTTTTGTACGAGCGCTACCAAAAAGAAGTGGATTATTTTGGCGGGAAAGTATACAGAAAGATGAGGAAGATCTACAAGAAGTTCGACTCGACTGTTCTTGACAAGATACCGCGAGGACCAATTAATGGGAAGAAGACCAATTGA
- the LOC108224682 gene encoding cytochrome P450 76AD1 isoform X2: protein MWGEFFLNFSSFASDEPKGGLFGWVMIVVMISMTIYIMARKRKATDKDTDKGKGKSVGSSTNKRRAKGKGKGKEKTVLRDEPMDSDTESDQNPREAEAEEEPVRRVVRMPRSHSCGIFGAKIPTRPRQINISDGHIEDNEAKKTLLAIIRARWPLGKYTFSDIDAAYPKWLGLRVEEFLYVLGLSARAELPPGPNGLPFLGNLLQIGPKPHRSLAKLAEQYGPLFAIRLGRVTNVVVSSAEMAEEVFRKYDAEFSGRAVPDAVAGGLQNHDLALPWISIGDQWRTIRRALSVYLTNPKKLDMLQGLRLKVVKQMVEHVKEISERGQVVNIGRLAFATALNQMSNTCFSTDVAHFNSDEDGSEFQNAVKTIMKVDGKMNFADYFPWLKIFDPQGIRRDAKAAYSWLDQLCEKFIIERLKHRESNFSPHGDLLDSFLDFRQENLVYFDLKHIKVLLMDLFIAGTDTNSSTIEWAMTELIQNPSIMQKLREELTHRIAEKGSLEEAEILEIPYLQSVLKETMRLHLVSPFLLPHKTVTNVKFKGYTIPKNTPIIINAWAIARDSNSWENPTDFTPERFLSSEIDYKGRYFSFLPFGSGRRICPGIRLAERVMSLMLLSLVAQFDWNLPNNMSLKDLDMDDTFGVTSQKATPLLLIPTTRNDQQPLKKQDKTDW from the exons ATGTGGGGtgaattttttcttaatttttcaagttttgcttCGGATGAACCCAAAGGG GGGCTCTTTGGTTGGGTGATGATAGTCGTCATGATTTCAATGACGATATATATCATGGCAAGAAAACGGAAAGCAACGGACAAGGACACCGACAAAGGCAAGGGAAAGAGTGTCGGTAGTAGTACAAACAAAAGGCGCGCGAAGGGAAAAGGCAAGGGGAAGGAAAAGACGGTGTTGCGTGACGAGCCAATGGATTCGGATACCGAATCGGACCAAAACCCAAGGGAGGCGGAGGCGGAAGAGGAACCGGTGAGAAGAGTAGTGAGGATGCCGCGGTCACATTCATGCGGCATTTTTGGAGCTAAGATACCAACAAGACCTCGACAGATCAATATCTCCGATGGACA TATTGAAGATAATGAGGCAAAAAAGACTTTGCTTGCGATTATTCGGGCAAGATGGCCTTTGGGTAAATACACGTTTAGTGACATAGACGCGGCTTACCCAAAGTGGCTCGGTCTAAGGGTTGAGGAGTTTCTA TATGTTCTAGGTCTGTCTGCTAGAGCAGAACTTCCACCAGGACCAAACGGCCTTCCGTTTCTGGGTAATCTCTTGCAAATAGGTCCAAAGCCACACAGATCATTAGCCAAGCTGGCTGAACAGTATGGCCCTCTCTTCGCGATTCGACTAGGTAGAGTCACAAATGTTGTGGTGTCTTCAGCTGAAATGGCTGAAGAGGTTTTTCGAAAATATGATGCTGAATTCTCTGGAAGGGCCGTTCCAGATGCTGTAGCTGGAGGACTTCAGAACCATGATCTTGCCTTGCCTTGGATATCTATCGGAGATCAATGGAGAACCATCCGAAGAGCGTTGAGCGTCTACTTGACAAACCCTAAAAAACTAGACATGTTGCAAGGGCTTAGGCTAAAAGTTGTGAAACAAATGGTGGAACATGTCAAGGAGATTAGTGAACGTGGACAAGTTGTGAATATTGGAAGATTAGCCTTTGCGACCGCATTGAATCAGATGTCGAACACTTGTTTCTCAACAGATGTGGCTCATTTTAACTCTGATGAAGATGGGAGTGAGTTTCAAAATGCAGTTAAGACTATCATGAAGGTTGATGGGAAGATGAATTTCGCGGACTATTTTCCTTGGCTAAAAATATTTGATCCGCAAGGCATAAGACGAGATGCCAAGGCTGCGTATAGCTGGCTTGATCAACTCTGTGAAAAGTTCATTATTGAGCGGCTAAAACACAGAGAATCTAACTTCTCACCGCATGGGGATCTCTTGGattcttttcttgattttcgACAAGAGAATCTGGTGTATTTCGATCTCAAACACATCAAGGTCCTCTTAATG gATCTGTTTATTGCTGGAACTGATACAAACTCAAGTACAATCGAATGGGCGATGACAGAGCTAATACAGAATCCAAGTATCATGCAAAAGCTCCGCGAAGAACTGACCCATAGAATTGCAGAAAAAGGAAGCCTGGAAGAAGCCGAAATCCTGGAAATACCATACCTCCAATCTGTTCTGAAAGAAACAATGAGGCTTCACCTAGTATCACCGTTTCTTCTGCCTCACAAAACCGTGACCAACGTAAAATTCAAGGGCTACACAATTCCGAAGAATACTCCAATCATAATCAATGCCTGGGCCATTGCCCGAGACTCCAATTCCTGGGAAAATCCGACTGATTTCACCCCGGAGAGGTTCCTGAGCTCTGAAATCGACTATAAAGGCCGATATTTCAGTTTCTTGCCGTTCGGTTCGGGGCGTAGAATCTGCCCCGGGATCCGCCTGGCTGAGAGGGTAATGAGCCTGATGTTGCTGTCACTGGTTGCACAATTTGATTGGAATCTTCCAAATAACATGTCCCTGAAGGATTTGGACATGGATGATACTTTTGGAGTTACCTCGCAAAAGGCTACCCCGCTGCTTCTTATTCCAACTACTAGAAATGACCAGCAACCACTaaaaaaacaggacaaaaccgacTGGTAA
- the LOC108224682 gene encoding cytochrome P450 76AD1 isoform X1 yields the protein MVLSPSTAAALLQLLILVLDLCCPFVLGSQRRARYARKKKAPSRFSFASDEPKGGLFGWVMIVVMISMTIYIMARKRKATDKDTDKGKGKSVGSSTNKRRAKGKGKGKEKTVLRDEPMDSDTESDQNPREAEAEEEPVRRVVRMPRSHSCGIFGAKIPTRPRQINISDGHIEDNEAKKTLLAIIRARWPLGKYTFSDIDAAYPKWLGLRVEEFLYVLGLSARAELPPGPNGLPFLGNLLQIGPKPHRSLAKLAEQYGPLFAIRLGRVTNVVVSSAEMAEEVFRKYDAEFSGRAVPDAVAGGLQNHDLALPWISIGDQWRTIRRALSVYLTNPKKLDMLQGLRLKVVKQMVEHVKEISERGQVVNIGRLAFATALNQMSNTCFSTDVAHFNSDEDGSEFQNAVKTIMKVDGKMNFADYFPWLKIFDPQGIRRDAKAAYSWLDQLCEKFIIERLKHRESNFSPHGDLLDSFLDFRQENLVYFDLKHIKVLLMDLFIAGTDTNSSTIEWAMTELIQNPSIMQKLREELTHRIAEKGSLEEAEILEIPYLQSVLKETMRLHLVSPFLLPHKTVTNVKFKGYTIPKNTPIIINAWAIARDSNSWENPTDFTPERFLSSEIDYKGRYFSFLPFGSGRRICPGIRLAERVMSLMLLSLVAQFDWNLPNNMSLKDLDMDDTFGVTSQKATPLLLIPTTRNDQQPLKKQDKTDW from the exons ATGGTTCTCTCTCCTTCAACCGCTGCTGCTCTTCTTCAATTGCTGATTTTGGTGCTCGATTTGTGCTGCCCATTTGTGCTCGGTTCTCAAAGGAGGGCTCGTTATGCTAGAAAGAAGAAAGCCCCTTCTCGTTTCAGTTTCGCTTCGGATGAACCCAAAGGG GGGCTCTTTGGTTGGGTGATGATAGTCGTCATGATTTCAATGACGATATATATCATGGCAAGAAAACGGAAAGCAACGGACAAGGACACCGACAAAGGCAAGGGAAAGAGTGTCGGTAGTAGTACAAACAAAAGGCGCGCGAAGGGAAAAGGCAAGGGGAAGGAAAAGACGGTGTTGCGTGACGAGCCAATGGATTCGGATACCGAATCGGACCAAAACCCAAGGGAGGCGGAGGCGGAAGAGGAACCGGTGAGAAGAGTAGTGAGGATGCCGCGGTCACATTCATGCGGCATTTTTGGAGCTAAGATACCAACAAGACCTCGACAGATCAATATCTCCGATGGACA TATTGAAGATAATGAGGCAAAAAAGACTTTGCTTGCGATTATTCGGGCAAGATGGCCTTTGGGTAAATACACGTTTAGTGACATAGACGCGGCTTACCCAAAGTGGCTCGGTCTAAGGGTTGAGGAGTTTCTA TATGTTCTAGGTCTGTCTGCTAGAGCAGAACTTCCACCAGGACCAAACGGCCTTCCGTTTCTGGGTAATCTCTTGCAAATAGGTCCAAAGCCACACAGATCATTAGCCAAGCTGGCTGAACAGTATGGCCCTCTCTTCGCGATTCGACTAGGTAGAGTCACAAATGTTGTGGTGTCTTCAGCTGAAATGGCTGAAGAGGTTTTTCGAAAATATGATGCTGAATTCTCTGGAAGGGCCGTTCCAGATGCTGTAGCTGGAGGACTTCAGAACCATGATCTTGCCTTGCCTTGGATATCTATCGGAGATCAATGGAGAACCATCCGAAGAGCGTTGAGCGTCTACTTGACAAACCCTAAAAAACTAGACATGTTGCAAGGGCTTAGGCTAAAAGTTGTGAAACAAATGGTGGAACATGTCAAGGAGATTAGTGAACGTGGACAAGTTGTGAATATTGGAAGATTAGCCTTTGCGACCGCATTGAATCAGATGTCGAACACTTGTTTCTCAACAGATGTGGCTCATTTTAACTCTGATGAAGATGGGAGTGAGTTTCAAAATGCAGTTAAGACTATCATGAAGGTTGATGGGAAGATGAATTTCGCGGACTATTTTCCTTGGCTAAAAATATTTGATCCGCAAGGCATAAGACGAGATGCCAAGGCTGCGTATAGCTGGCTTGATCAACTCTGTGAAAAGTTCATTATTGAGCGGCTAAAACACAGAGAATCTAACTTCTCACCGCATGGGGATCTCTTGGattcttttcttgattttcgACAAGAGAATCTGGTGTATTTCGATCTCAAACACATCAAGGTCCTCTTAATG gATCTGTTTATTGCTGGAACTGATACAAACTCAAGTACAATCGAATGGGCGATGACAGAGCTAATACAGAATCCAAGTATCATGCAAAAGCTCCGCGAAGAACTGACCCATAGAATTGCAGAAAAAGGAAGCCTGGAAGAAGCCGAAATCCTGGAAATACCATACCTCCAATCTGTTCTGAAAGAAACAATGAGGCTTCACCTAGTATCACCGTTTCTTCTGCCTCACAAAACCGTGACCAACGTAAAATTCAAGGGCTACACAATTCCGAAGAATACTCCAATCATAATCAATGCCTGGGCCATTGCCCGAGACTCCAATTCCTGGGAAAATCCGACTGATTTCACCCCGGAGAGGTTCCTGAGCTCTGAAATCGACTATAAAGGCCGATATTTCAGTTTCTTGCCGTTCGGTTCGGGGCGTAGAATCTGCCCCGGGATCCGCCTGGCTGAGAGGGTAATGAGCCTGATGTTGCTGTCACTGGTTGCACAATTTGATTGGAATCTTCCAAATAACATGTCCCTGAAGGATTTGGACATGGATGATACTTTTGGAGTTACCTCGCAAAAGGCTACCCCGCTGCTTCTTATTCCAACTACTAGAAATGACCAGCAACCACTaaaaaaacaggacaaaaccgacTGGTAA